TGCGGCCCGCGCGCGGGCGCTGTATGGGACGTTGCCGGGCACGAACTGGTTGCGGAATTCGGTCGGGCCGCGGAACCGTCCCCGCGGCGCGGGTGCCCGGAAATCGTCGTGACGACCGAAGAACATATAGTCAACGACGCGGCCGCGGACGCACTGATGGGTGCCGACGGGATCCACCAGCGCGGCGGTCAGTTGGTGCGCGTGGTGCGCCTCGGCGAACCGCCCCGTCCGGGGCCGCGGTCCGGGTTCCGGCGGACGCGACCGTGATCCGCGAACTGGGACCGGCCCTACTGCGCGAGCAGTTCACCCGGGTCGCGAACGGGGTCAGGGTGGTGCCGGGCAAGGAGAGGGGGCACGGAATGCGCCCCGACGCACCCGCCCGCGTGGTCGGTCCAGGCGGTTCACGCGGCGGGTCGTGGCCCGGGGTGCCGCGCCTCGATGCGGTGGTCGCGCACCCGGTCCTGCTCCCCGACGGAACGCTCCTGGCCACGAACGGGTACCACCGCTCGATCGGCGTGCTGGTACCCGACCGCGTGACGTTGACGGTACCCGACGTGCCGACTCGCACCGACGCGGAGGCCGCGGTCGCGCGACTCGCCGACGCGGTGTGCGACTTCCCGTTCGAGCGCCCGGCGCACCGGGGGTGTGGCTCGCGGGCCTATATCGCCACCATCGCCACACGAGCCCGATGGCGATAGTGGCGGTGATCCGGACGAGGAACCGCTCGCCGATTGCTTGTTCGATGACGCCCCCGGCCTCCCGGATTGATCGATCAGGCTGCCACTCCGACCTCGCGCAATACGGTCCGTAAGGTAAGTAAAGCTACCCGTTTGGAGGTTCTGGGAACGGGCGTTCGGATCCGTCCCAGAGCGCTCTCAACAAGGTGGCGTTACACTTCAATCGGATGAGCCGGTCGAGGATCCGGTCGTTCCGATGGCCGTGTCCCGGAAACGAAGTCGGACCGTTGGGCGTACTTCAACCCGCTCCACCCGAGTTCGACCGGGTTCAACGCGGGTGCGTCGGGCGGGAGCCGGCCCAGGTGCATCCGCGTGTTGCGGCGCAAGAACGCGCGGATCACCGGGCCCTCGTGAGCGGGGCCACCGTCCCACACTACAAGCATGTTCCCCGGAGCGGCCGCAGTCGGTGCCGGAGAAACGCGACCACTTCACCGACCCCGAAGTACCCGTCGATGCGGTGGCGACACGCCACGGCCCCAAGCACCGATACCTTGTGGCGCCGCCCCGCGCATCACCGGGTGCGCCCGCGCGGGCCCAACGGATTGAGGAACAAACCGGTCTCGTCGATCGGGACCAGGTGGGCACTCGGCCCGGGCCTTTTTTGAATCCGCTCCCGGTCCCGGGCCACCCACCGGTCGATCCCCGATTGGTCCCGTTGCCGGGCC
This region of Gemmata massiliana genomic DNA includes:
- a CDS encoding transposase, with the protein product MLVVWDGGPAHEGPVIRAFLRRNTRMHLGRLPPDAPALNPVELGWSGLKYAQRSDFVSGTRPSERPDPRPAHPIEV